Proteins found in one Candidatus Poribacteria bacterium genomic segment:
- a CDS encoding LamG domain-containing protein — translation MKLLSIGVALLLCFCTGSWALEEDDPAIVGVWLFEGDVKDASGNGNDGKIIGNFKFENGKFGKAVVAGGGGSIDVQDSKSIQSVSDEVTVAAWFRVDADSDTGVRKNGAYLLEDQSAGEPIPDGFSFRVWTDAGITPGFYGKTELEQGKWHHVAGTYDGKNVEMYVDGEPESKKGALSDAKADWKPEWNGKVAAGQTLQLKFGPESFTGGIDEIVILSRALEADEIAQLLNGWDEAFAVESEGKLATTWARVKASR, via the coding sequence ATGAAATTGTTGAGTATAGGGGTCGCATTACTATTATGTTTTTGCACCGGTTCATGGGCATTAGAAGAAGACGATCCAGCGATTGTTGGTGTATGGCTCTTTGAAGGTGATGTTAAAGATGCATCAGGCAACGGCAATGATGGAAAGATTATCGGCAATTTTAAATTTGAGAACGGTAAATTTGGCAAGGCAGTCGTCGCGGGTGGCGGGGGCAGCATTGATGTCCAAGATTCAAAAAGCATCCAGAGCGTCAGTGACGAAGTGACTGTGGCTGCTTGGTTCCGAGTAGATGCCGACTCAGATACCGGTGTCAGGAAAAACGGTGCCTATTTGCTGGAAGACCAATCTGCTGGTGAGCCAATTCCTGACGGTTTTTCATTCAGAGTCTGGACAGACGCTGGTATCACCCCTGGGTTCTATGGAAAAACAGAACTGGAACAGGGAAAGTGGCACCATGTTGCTGGAACTTATGACGGTAAAAATGTTGAGATGTACGTTGATGGTGAACCCGAAAGTAAAAAAGGCGCGTTGTCAGATGCCAAGGCGGATTGGAAACCGGAGTGGAATGGCAAGGTTGCCGCAGGGCAGACTTTGCAACTTAAATTCGGTCCAGAGTCTTTCACCGGTGGCATCGACGAGATTGTTATTCTCAGCCGCGCCCTTGAGGCTGATGAGATTGCGCAATTATTGAATGGTTGGGATGAAGCTTTCGCTGTTGAATCGGAAGGCAAATTGGCGACAACCTGGGCAAGAGTGAAGGCTTCCCGATAA
- a CDS encoding SAM-dependent DNA methyltransferase, whose product MDKSTGIGEVFTPLKWAEWLINRWAIFEAWLDGAHICDPTAGRGSFVLALLHIARCKGIPITPERLSRLTLIEMNAAHLAWFRKNVKQEFGIDFPVSQFFCQDIIMESHAGKYDILVGNPPWANFGDLPSNYKARVKPFFLTEELMSDRQQLLLGSSRIDIAALVLKIVLGKLLKKNGVGCFYLPLSLFFGDGAHKGFRNYRANQRDFAVDTVYEFTATRVFEGVNTSYCCAKFRCDMRQTFPVSYFRESHGKWTQHNAVPLKDSADPWRVVRQLNELKTDPTLDLNLSPTQVPRQGVNTCGANSVFIFQDKPAHLPEEFLYPLATKEIWQQDAPPSPRKWILLPYHPRTGKPMSWHQIQEHTALKNYLESAQEVLQTRKGTLLRSAIDRGYWWALFGVGTYSFAPFKVIWEAYGKNQFRPIVLGCIGGQVWQGNQSMHAFIPCWSEGSAQRIKSVLEDPEIPTLLRQLNGAGKCNWAQPGKIKKILSFRESQDAQENKAYV is encoded by the coding sequence ATGGATAAATCGACTGGAATTGGAGAGGTTTTTACGCCGCTGAAATGGGCAGAATGGCTCATCAACAGGTGGGCCATCTTCGAGGCGTGGCTTGATGGCGCACATATCTGTGATCCAACTGCCGGGAGAGGTTCATTTGTACTTGCACTACTCCATATCGCAAGGTGCAAAGGTATCCCTATCACCCCGGAACGCTTGTCCCGCCTAACACTCATCGAAATGAACGCTGCACATCTGGCCTGGTTTAGAAAAAACGTCAAGCAAGAATTTGGTATTGATTTCCCAGTGTCGCAATTCTTCTGCCAAGATATTATCATGGAGTCGCACGCGGGAAAGTATGACATTCTTGTCGGTAATCCACCGTGGGCGAATTTCGGGGATCTGCCATCAAATTACAAAGCACGTGTAAAACCTTTTTTCCTCACAGAAGAACTGATGTCCGACAGACAGCAGTTACTCTTAGGTTCTTCCCGTATTGATATAGCAGCACTCGTCTTAAAAATTGTTCTTGGTAAATTATTAAAAAAGAATGGGGTTGGGTGTTTCTATCTGCCACTTTCTCTTTTTTTCGGTGATGGTGCCCATAAGGGTTTTAGAAACTACCGAGCGAATCAACGCGACTTTGCTGTGGATACGGTCTACGAATTTACGGCGACCAGAGTGTTTGAAGGTGTTAACACGTCATACTGCTGTGCCAAATTCCGGTGCGATATGCGCCAGACTTTTCCAGTTTCGTATTTTAGAGAATCACACGGAAAATGGACTCAGCACAATGCGGTACCACTTAAAGATTCGGCAGACCCATGGCGGGTCGTGCGGCAACTTAATGAACTGAAAACAGACCCAACGCTTGACCTTAACTTGTCCCCGACACAAGTGCCCCGACAGGGTGTAAATACGTGCGGTGCCAATAGCGTTTTTATTTTTCAAGACAAGCCGGCACATCTCCCGGAAGAATTTTTATATCCACTTGCAACAAAGGAGATTTGGCAGCAAGACGCGCCACCATCTCCGCGAAAGTGGATACTTCTACCGTATCATCCGCGAACTGGAAAGCCAATGTCGTGGCATCAGATTCAAGAGCATACCGCCTTAAAGAATTATCTTGAGAGTGCTCAAGAAGTCTTACAAACCCGAAAGGGAACGCTTCTCCGATCGGCTATTGATAGAGGGTATTGGTGGGCATTGTTCGGGGTCGGAACCTATTCGTTCGCGCCTTTCAAAGTGATATGGGAGGCGTATGGAAAAAACCAGTTTCGTCCAATTGTATTAGGTTGTATAGGCGGTCAGGTTTGGCAGGGCAACCAATCGATGCATGCATTTATCCCTTGCTGGTCTGAAGGTAGCGCACAAAGGATTAAGAGTGTGCTCGAAGATCCTGAGATTCCGACGCTATTGCGGCAGCTCAACGGCGCGGGCAAATGCAATTGGGCACAACCGGGAAAAATTAAGAAAATTCTATCGTTTAGAGAATCGCAAGACGCTCAGGAAAATAAGGCATACGTATGA